The proteins below are encoded in one region of Ricinus communis isolate WT05 ecotype wild-type chromosome 6, ASM1957865v1, whole genome shotgun sequence:
- the LOC125370283 gene encoding uncharacterized mitochondrial protein AtMg00810-like yields MFEEFKKKMAEEFEMINIDIMSYYFGIGVKQSDDGIFVSQKGYAKKALKEFKMKNYQPIITPMKCEVKLLRFDNGEKVSPTLYRKVVGNLRHLTCSRYDILYRVRLISRYMEAPTSSYMKAAKKILRYLKETLDYGLLYTSFGNFSLVGYRYRD; encoded by the coding sequence ATGTTTGAAGAATTCAAGAAGAAGATGGCTGAAGAGTTTGAGATGATAAATATTGATATCATGTCCTATTATTTTGGAATTGGAGTGAAGCAATCAGATGATGGCATTTTTGTTTCTCAAAAAGGCTATGCAAAGAAAGccttaaaagaatttaaaatgaagAACTATCAACCTATCATTACACCTATGAAGTGTGAAGTTAAGTTATTAAGATTTGATAATGGTGAGAAGGTGAGTCCTACTTTGTATCGAAAGGTTGTTGGTAATTTAAGGCACTTAACTTGTTCTAGGTATGATATTCTTTATAGAGTTAGACTTATCAGTCGTTATATGGAGGCACCGACTAGTTCATACATGAAGGCTgccaaaaaaattttaagatatctTAAAGAAACTTTAGATTATGGATTGCTTTACACTTCTTTTGGAAATTTTAGTTTAGTTGGCTATCGCTATAGAGATTAG